From Scatophagus argus isolate fScaArg1 chromosome 10, fScaArg1.pri, whole genome shotgun sequence, a single genomic window includes:
- the LOC124065739 gene encoding uncharacterized protein C6orf118-like, with product MSSSFGSDIHRLLLAAEAGQKADILAYSSGHLGPRSLGQSQPHVEKKQSFWGMSHRQGETPNLLTLQQTQQMKALTYVKKKEIKESSSALIESEVSRSRQDQATDYSSQRREEGKQQFCSSHTDQEGLTNVDQQKMKQRLNRQVIPKQDLFAGINVAEKLERKLQKELKKLSAQSWPSRDRLVVFSDVFDDVCEDSPVFGRILREIKTDYDLYANHMMDSHSSLYDMLQTTPREELGNGKVRHVELEDAKKEVFQLEKEARRALEENKRVREELQNVPARNIGPEDNDMMNTSLSALQDREAAIGCTGSIRSKRLLVLNMWREIQQLEEEIEEKLVSIATTTATEKCIKDLKTEIMRLIASNDLLNTTNKNLENNINRVLNREKASKAVRRMLWDEIHCDQQTESDKLHQ from the exons ATGTCCAGCAGCTTTGGGAGCGACATCCACAgactgctgctggctgctgaagCCGGTCAGAAGGCTGATATCCTGGCCTACTCCTCAGGTCATCTGGGGCCCCGCAGCCTGGGCCAGAGTCAGCCTCACGTGGAGAAAAAGCAGTCTTTCTGGGGGATGTCTCATCGCCAAGGAGAAACTCCAAACCTTCTGACGctccagcagacacagcagaTGAAGGCACTGACTTAtgtaaagaagaaagaaattaaagagTCCTCTTCAGCCTTAATAGAGTCTGAAGTCTCAAGGTCAAGACAAGATCAGGCTACTGATTACTCAtcacagagaagagaag AGGGGAAACAGCAATTTTGCTCAAGCCACACTGACCAGGAAGGCCTGACCAATGTAGACCAGCAAAAGATGAAACAGAGGCTTAACAGGCAAGTCATACCCAAGCAGGACCTTTTTGCTGGAATAAATGTTGCTGAAAAGCTTGAGAGGAAACTACAAAAG gagctgaagaagctgTCAGCACAAAGCTGGCCCAGCAGAGACCGCCTTGTGGTGTTCAGTGACGTCTTTGATGATGTATGTGAAGACTCGCCAGTATTTGGACGCATCCTGAGGGAAATTAAG aCAGATTATGATTTGTATGCCAACCACATGATGGATTCCCACTCATCACTGTATGATATG ttGCAGACTACTCCACGCGAAGAGCTTGGCAATGGTAAAGTAAGGCATGTAGAGTTAGAGGATGCTAAAAAAGAGGTTTTTCAGCTGGAGAAGGAGGCCAGAAGAGCTCTAGAGGAGAATAAACG AGTCCGAGAAGAATTACAGAATGTTCCAGCTAGGAACATTGGCCCAGAGGACAATGACATGATGA ATACATCTCTTTCAGCGCTGCAGGACAGAGAGGCTGCCATCGGTTGCACTGGCAGCATCCGGTCCAAGAGGCTTCTGGTCTTGAACATGTGGAGGGAGattcagcagctggaggaggagattgAGGAGAAGCTGGTGTCCATTGCTACAACCACAGCCACAGAAAAGTGCATCAAAGACCTAAAG ACAGAGATAATGAGACTAATAGCCTCAAATGACCTTCTAAACACCACCAACAAG AATCtggaaaacaacatcaacagggtgctgaacagagagaaagcaagcaAGGCTGTGAGACG GATGTTGTGGGACGAGATACACTGTGATCAACAAACAGAAAGCGACAAGCTTCATCAATGA
- the pla2g12b gene encoding group XIIB secretory phospholipase A2-like protein isoform X2, which yields MLLRTVVMLLLCVSVGMCATLGHYQTQSKEEEAPEVTDVAEESVAPPDARVGDSPAAEEPAANSLFGDNLLAKTLAVDDSAADEPRVDVPVTEGATTEEPGVDSNGPPGDTPAMEALTNEAITHEQPSSSFEEKDIRPVQKNKSLNRPLAHEDNSWSLSSIRNQFQTVHGYFDSLVELVGGHDGVCQYRCRYGESPQPRPGYQLSEPNGCSSSLVGFQLDLGIPAMTKCCNQLDTCYETCGSNKHDCDSKFRLCLHGICSDLNKSLGFVTKVQACESIADTLYNTVWTLGCRPYMNSQRAACFCEGEERDEL from the exons ATGCTGCTTCGGACTGTTGTTatgctcctcctctgtgtgtctgtgggcaTGTGTGCCACTTTAGGCCACTACCAGACTCAgtcaaaggaggaggaggccccTGAGGTTACTGATGTAGCTGAAGAAAGTGTCGCTCCTCCAGATGCTCGAGTAGGAGATTCACCTGCGGCCGAGGAACCTGCAGCTAATTCCCTTTTTGGTGACAATCTTCTAGCTAAAACACTTGCAGTGGATGACTCAGCAGCTGATGAACCTAGAGTGGATGTCCCTGTAACGGAGGGTGCAACAACTGAAGAGCCAGGGGTAGACAGTAATGGGCCGCCCGGAGACACCCCTGCTATGGAAGCTCTTACTAATGAAGCTATCACACACGAGcaaccttcttcttcttttgaggAGAAAGACATCAGACCAGTCCAGAAAAACAAGTCCCTGAACAGACCCTTGGCTCATGAAGATAACAGTTGGAGCCTCAGCTCAATAAGAAATCAGTTTCAGACCGTGCATGGATACTTTGACTCCCTGGTGGAGCTGGTGGGAGGACATGATGGTGTGTGTCAGTACCGCTGCAGATATG GAGAATCTCCTCAACCTCGCCCCGGCTACCAGCTCTCAGAGCCCAAcggctgcagctcctctctggTGGGATTCCAG CTTGACCTGGGGATCCCTGCTATGACAAAGTGTTGTAACCAACTTGACACATGCTATGAAACCTGTGGGTCAAACAAGCATGACTGCGACTCCAAGTTTCGCTTGTGTCTGCATGGCATCTGCTCAGACCTGAATAAGAGTCTGGGCTTTGTGACAAAGGTACAAG CTTGTGAATCAATAGCAGACACCCTCTACAACACAGTGTGGACTCTTGGTTGTAGACCTTACATGAACAGCCAGAGGGCAGCATGTTTCTgcgagggagaggagagggatgaACTGTGA
- the pla2g12b gene encoding group XIIB secretory phospholipase A2-like protein isoform X1, with the protein MLLRTVVMLLLCVSVGMCATLGHYQTQSKEEEAPEVTDVAEESVAPPDARVGDSPAAEEPAANSLFGDNLLAKTLAVDDSAADEPRVDVPVTEGATTEEPGVDSNGPPGDTPAMEALTNEAITHEQPSSSFEEKDIRPVQKNKSLNRPLAHEDNSWSLSSIRNQFQTVHGYFDSLVELVGGHDGVCQYRCRYGESPQPRPGYQLSEPNGCSSSLVGFQVNAALDLGIPAMTKCCNQLDTCYETCGSNKHDCDSKFRLCLHGICSDLNKSLGFVTKVQACESIADTLYNTVWTLGCRPYMNSQRAACFCEGEERDEL; encoded by the exons ATGCTGCTTCGGACTGTTGTTatgctcctcctctgtgtgtctgtgggcaTGTGTGCCACTTTAGGCCACTACCAGACTCAgtcaaaggaggaggaggccccTGAGGTTACTGATGTAGCTGAAGAAAGTGTCGCTCCTCCAGATGCTCGAGTAGGAGATTCACCTGCGGCCGAGGAACCTGCAGCTAATTCCCTTTTTGGTGACAATCTTCTAGCTAAAACACTTGCAGTGGATGACTCAGCAGCTGATGAACCTAGAGTGGATGTCCCTGTAACGGAGGGTGCAACAACTGAAGAGCCAGGGGTAGACAGTAATGGGCCGCCCGGAGACACCCCTGCTATGGAAGCTCTTACTAATGAAGCTATCACACACGAGcaaccttcttcttcttttgaggAGAAAGACATCAGACCAGTCCAGAAAAACAAGTCCCTGAACAGACCCTTGGCTCATGAAGATAACAGTTGGAGCCTCAGCTCAATAAGAAATCAGTTTCAGACCGTGCATGGATACTTTGACTCCCTGGTGGAGCTGGTGGGAGGACATGATGGTGTGTGTCAGTACCGCTGCAGATATG GAGAATCTCCTCAACCTCGCCCCGGCTACCAGCTCTCAGAGCCCAAcggctgcagctcctctctggTGGGATTCCAGGTGAATGCTGCT CTTGACCTGGGGATCCCTGCTATGACAAAGTGTTGTAACCAACTTGACACATGCTATGAAACCTGTGGGTCAAACAAGCATGACTGCGACTCCAAGTTTCGCTTGTGTCTGCATGGCATCTGCTCAGACCTGAATAAGAGTCTGGGCTTTGTGACAAAGGTACAAG CTTGTGAATCAATAGCAGACACCCTCTACAACACAGTGTGGACTCTTGGTTGTAGACCTTACATGAACAGCCAGAGGGCAGCATGTTTCTgcgagggagaggagagggatgaACTGTGA
- the oit3 gene encoding oncoprotein-induced transcript 3 protein isoform X1 translates to MIFLLITALLQEVLTAAGVALDPCSAYISLNEPWRNTDYHVKQSSGVPLCDSHVSGEWYRFTGMAGDAMPTFCISENHCGTHAPIWLNGSHPQPHEGIVTLPVCASFNDNCCQWNASVDVKACTGGYFVYRLPRPSVCFHVYCGHFYDICDEVDCTGLTCPESDCRCAPGTVLGPDGQTCLDVNECEKSNGGCAEVCVNTKGSRRCECGPGRVLDTDGHNCREIDGCHVNNGGCSHGCSSLLDTYQCNCPRGLELGEDKRTCQVPVQCDSSSIIVSVPKDLVGGLELSLSNSSCQGVSNGTHINLSFSLKTCGTVVEVTDDKIVATNLVTGLPRSSPGSSSDLIVRTSKLVLPVTCEFPREYHVSDEYQASLRSSALKLAGHSEGVFPFSLELFKSAEFSEPYHTPPQLHLHDSLYFGVEPKERVEGLSALVESCFATPGPKADQALKYYLIKDGCISDETVTQFSSKDQLSKHYQVPVFKFIGKDKQQVFLHCQVLVCGVGDSRCVQRCRGRVRREVWTDEPREQHTLSGGPIFILPEP, encoded by the exons atgatttttttgttaattactgctctgctgcaggaggTTCTTACAGCTGCAGGTGTAG CCCTGGACCCCTGCTCTGCCTACATCAGCCTGAATGAACCCTGGAGGAACACAGACTACCATGTCAAGCAGTCATCCGGCGTGCCTCTGTGTGACAGCCACGTGTCTGGAGAATGGTACCGCTTCACTGGCATGGCTGGGGACGCCATGCCCACCTTTTGCATCTCTGAGAATCACTGTGGCACCCATGCTCCCATCTGGCTCAACGGCAGCCACCCTCAGCCCCACGAAGGCATCGTCACCCTGCCTGTCTGTGCCAGCTTCAACGACAACTGCTGCCAGTGGAACGCCAGCGTGGATGTCAAGGCCTGTACTGGAGGATACTTTGTCTACCGCTTGCCCAGACCCTCAGTCTGCTTCCATGTCTACTGTGGCC ATTTCTATGACATCTGTGATGAGGTGGACTGTACAGGTCTCACATGTCCTGAGTCTGACTGTCGCTGTGCGCCTGGAACTGTCCTGGGACCAGACGGACAAACATGCCtgg atgtgaatgaatgtgagaAGAGCAATGGTGgctgtgcagaggtgtgtgtaAACACCAAAGGCTCCAGGCGCTGTGAGTGTGGGCCAGGGCGTGTGCTGGACACGGATGGACACAACTGCAGAG AGATAGATGGCTGTCATGTTAACAATGGAGGCTGCAGCCATGGCTGCTCCTCGCTGCTGGACACCTATCAGTGCAACTGTCCCAGGGGGCTGGAGCTGGGAGAGGATAAACGCACATGTCAGG TGCCAGTCCAATGTGATTCCAGCTCTATTATTGTGTCAGTTCCTAAGGACCTTGTAGGAGGACTGGAGCTCTCCCTGTCCAACTCGTCTTGTCAAGGTGTCTCCAATGGCACGCACATCAACCTCAGCTTCAGCCTCAAGACCTGCGGCACAGTGGTGGAG GTGACAGATGACAAGATTGTGGCCACCAACCTGGTGACAGGCCTTCCTAGGAGCAGcccaggcagcagcagtgacttgATAGTCCGCACCAGCAAATTAGTGCTCCCAGTGACCTGTGAGTTCCCCAGGGAATACCATGTGTCGGATGAATACCAGGCAAGTCTGCGCAGCTCGGCCCTCAAGCTGGCAGGTCACAGTGAGGGAGTGTTCCCCTTTTCCCTGGAACTCTTCAAAAGTGCAGAGTTCTCAGAACCCTACCACACCCCGCCCCAGCTCCACCTGCACGACTCCCTGTACTTCGGCGTGGAGCCAAAGGAGAGAGTGGAGGGTCTGTCTGCACTGGTGGAGAGCTGCTTCGCCACACCAGGGCCCAAAGCGGACCAGGCGCTCAAGTATTACCTCATCAAAGACGG GTGTATCTCTGATGAAACTGTGACACAGTTCTCATCAAAGGACCAGCTCTCGAAGCACTACCAGGTCCCTGTCTTCAAGTTCATCGGCAAGGACAAGCAA CAAGTGTTCCTCCACTGCCAGGTGTTGGTCTGTGGGGTGGGAGACTCCCGCTGTGTTCAACGTTGTCGTGGACGTGTCCGCCGAGAGGTTTGGACTGATGAACCTCGGGAACAACACACGCTGAGTGGAGGTCCCATCTTCATCCTGCCTGAGCCATGA
- the oit3 gene encoding oncoprotein-induced transcript 3 protein isoform X2, whose amino-acid sequence MIFLLITALLQEVLTAAGVALDPCSAYISLNEPWRNTDYHVKQSSGVPLCDSHVSGEWYRFTGMAGDAMPTFCISENHCGTHAPIWLNGSHPQPHEGIVTLPVCASFNDNCCQWNASVDVKACTGGYFVYRLPRPSVCFHVYCGHFYDICDEVDCTGLTCPESDCRCAPGTVLGPDGQTCLVPVQCDSSSIIVSVPKDLVGGLELSLSNSSCQGVSNGTHINLSFSLKTCGTVVEVTDDKIVATNLVTGLPRSSPGSSSDLIVRTSKLVLPVTCEFPREYHVSDEYQASLRSSALKLAGHSEGVFPFSLELFKSAEFSEPYHTPPQLHLHDSLYFGVEPKERVEGLSALVESCFATPGPKADQALKYYLIKDGCISDETVTQFSSKDQLSKHYQVPVFKFIGKDKQQVFLHCQVLVCGVGDSRCVQRCRGRVRREVWTDEPREQHTLSGGPIFILPEP is encoded by the exons atgatttttttgttaattactgctctgctgcaggaggTTCTTACAGCTGCAGGTGTAG CCCTGGACCCCTGCTCTGCCTACATCAGCCTGAATGAACCCTGGAGGAACACAGACTACCATGTCAAGCAGTCATCCGGCGTGCCTCTGTGTGACAGCCACGTGTCTGGAGAATGGTACCGCTTCACTGGCATGGCTGGGGACGCCATGCCCACCTTTTGCATCTCTGAGAATCACTGTGGCACCCATGCTCCCATCTGGCTCAACGGCAGCCACCCTCAGCCCCACGAAGGCATCGTCACCCTGCCTGTCTGTGCCAGCTTCAACGACAACTGCTGCCAGTGGAACGCCAGCGTGGATGTCAAGGCCTGTACTGGAGGATACTTTGTCTACCGCTTGCCCAGACCCTCAGTCTGCTTCCATGTCTACTGTGGCC ATTTCTATGACATCTGTGATGAGGTGGACTGTACAGGTCTCACATGTCCTGAGTCTGACTGTCGCTGTGCGCCTGGAACTGTCCTGGGACCAGACGGACAAACATGCCtgg TGCCAGTCCAATGTGATTCCAGCTCTATTATTGTGTCAGTTCCTAAGGACCTTGTAGGAGGACTGGAGCTCTCCCTGTCCAACTCGTCTTGTCAAGGTGTCTCCAATGGCACGCACATCAACCTCAGCTTCAGCCTCAAGACCTGCGGCACAGTGGTGGAG GTGACAGATGACAAGATTGTGGCCACCAACCTGGTGACAGGCCTTCCTAGGAGCAGcccaggcagcagcagtgacttgATAGTCCGCACCAGCAAATTAGTGCTCCCAGTGACCTGTGAGTTCCCCAGGGAATACCATGTGTCGGATGAATACCAGGCAAGTCTGCGCAGCTCGGCCCTCAAGCTGGCAGGTCACAGTGAGGGAGTGTTCCCCTTTTCCCTGGAACTCTTCAAAAGTGCAGAGTTCTCAGAACCCTACCACACCCCGCCCCAGCTCCACCTGCACGACTCCCTGTACTTCGGCGTGGAGCCAAAGGAGAGAGTGGAGGGTCTGTCTGCACTGGTGGAGAGCTGCTTCGCCACACCAGGGCCCAAAGCGGACCAGGCGCTCAAGTATTACCTCATCAAAGACGG GTGTATCTCTGATGAAACTGTGACACAGTTCTCATCAAAGGACCAGCTCTCGAAGCACTACCAGGTCCCTGTCTTCAAGTTCATCGGCAAGGACAAGCAA CAAGTGTTCCTCCACTGCCAGGTGTTGGTCTGTGGGGTGGGAGACTCCCGCTGTGTTCAACGTTGTCGTGGACGTGTCCGCCGAGAGGTTTGGACTGATGAACCTCGGGAACAACACACGCTGAGTGGAGGTCCCATCTTCATCCTGCCTGAGCCATGA